In a single window of the Rhodamnia argentea isolate NSW1041297 chromosome 2, ASM2092103v1, whole genome shotgun sequence genome:
- the LOC115733992 gene encoding receptor-like protein 43 has product MDSSQEFKTVMSLVAALALFTSFVIPLPAHASPAEAQALVKWKSSLGHHSVSSLSSWTPSPRNATGSKLTISPCTWYGISCRAGSVIGINLTNANVEGTLDEFPFSSLSNLMFMDLGINSLFGHIPPQIGLLSNLTYLDLSVNRFSGKIPPKIGRLNKLEVLHLVSNDLNGSIPQEIGQLHLFNELALYCNQLHGSIPSSLGNLSKLAYSFSGHILDEIGNLRAMLDLELSTNQFTGPIPSSLGNLTDLEYLFLRENQLSGSLPPEICNATNLSVLILSDNSLAGSLPECLSNFSIVLDFSNNKIEDKFPAWLGTLPDLKVLILRSYKFKGFLDFPKVAHLFLKLHILDLSNNDFTGPLPPNLIAKLQGMINGQNRQKPQDKSLYMRQEVGRRYYEASVNVIMKGKEIRLERILTIFTTIDLSLNSFQGNIPNVIGNLHSLIGLNLSHNHLMGSIPSSLGNWTNLEWLDLSSNMLSGRIPRELGDLSFLEYLDLSENQLIGRIPQDKQLTTFTSDKFHGNLGLCGTPVQNTCPGDAQPPPPPRSFFQENSTRKHGSGFDRKAVGIGYASGIVIGISIAYISCETERPKWLVGKVRSMERRAKFMRKPRQKAIKFYGGR; this is encoded by the exons GCTCATGCTTCCCCTGCAGAAGCACAAGCCCTCGTCAAGTGGAAGTCCAGTCTTGGCCACCATTCGGTTTCTTCCCTCTCTTCCTGGACTCCCTCTCCTCGTAATGCCACTGGTTCCAAGTTGACCATTAGTCCGTGCACTTGGTATGGGATCTCCTGTCGGGCTGGGAGTGTGATCGGGATTAACCTCACCAACGCCAATGTCGAAGGTACGCTTGATGAATTCCCATTCTCATCTTTGTCAAATCTCATGTTCATGGACCTGGGCATAAATAGTCTCTTCGGCCACATTCCGCCTCAAATCGGTCTCCTGAGCAATCTCACCTATCTTGACCTCTCTGTCAATCGGTTCTCGGGCAAAATACCGCCAAAGATCGGTCGTCTAAATAAATTGGAAGTCCTACACCTGGTTTCCAATGATTTAAATGGCTCAATTCCCCAAGAAATTGGGCAGTTGCATTTGTTCAATGAGCTCGCTCTGTATTGCAATCAATTGCATGGATCTATCCCTTCCTCATTGGGTAATTTGAGCAAATTAGCATACT CTTTTTCGGGTCACATTCTTGACGAGATAGGAAATCTCCGCGCTATGCTTGATTTAGAGTTGAGTACAAATCAGTTCACTGGcccaattccttcttctttgggtaATTTGACCGACCTAGAATATTTGTTCCTCCGCGAGAATCAGCTTTCTGGTAGCTTGCCTCCTGAGATATGCAATGCCACCAACCTCTCAGTCCTTATCTTGTCCGATAATAGCTTAGCCGGTAGCCTACCCGAGTGCTTATCAAACTTTAGCATTG TTCTAGATTTCAGCAACAATAAGATAGAGGATAAGTTCCCGGCATGGCTGGGAACACTGCCTGACCTAAAAGTTCTTATTTTGAGGTCCTACAAATTTAAGGGGTTTTTAGATTTTCCAAAGGTAGCTCATCTCTTTCTCAAGCTGCACATTTTGGACCTCTCGAACAACGACTTCACTGGTCCTTTACCACCCAATTTGATAGCAAAACTTCAAGGGATGATAAATGGACAAAATAGGCAAAAGCCACAAGACAAATCATTGTACATGAGGCAGGAAGTTGGAAGAAGGTACTATGAAGCTTCCGTGAATGTAATCATGAAAGGAAAGGAGATTCGGCTAGAGAGGATCTTGACCATCTTCACAACCATCGACTTATCGCTCAACTCTTTTCAAGGAAACATCCCCAATGTTATTGGAAATCTTCACTCTCTCATAGGGCTCAACCTTTCTCACAACCACCTCATGGGTTCCATTCCTTCATCCCTTGGGAATTGGACTAACCTTGAATGGTTAGATCTATCTTCAAACATGCTTAGTGGGAGGATTCCTAGAGAACTAGGAGATTTGTCATTCCTTGAGTACTTGGACCTTTCAGAGAACCAACTCATTGGCCGTATACCTCAAGACAAGCAATTGACCACATTTACGAGCGACAAATTTCATGGAAATCTAGGCTTGTGTGGGACTCCAGTGCAAAACACATGCCCCGGTGATGCTCagcctcctccaccaccacgaTCATTCTTTCAAGAGAATAGTACAAGAAAGCATGGTAGCGGGTTTGATAGGAAAGCAGTCGGGATAGGCTATGCATCAGGGATTGTGATTGGAATCTCCATAGCCTACATTTCATGTGAAACTGAAAGACCCAAATGGCTTGTGGGAAAAGTAAGAAGCATGGAGAGAAGAGCCAAATTTATGAGGAAGCCAAGGCAGAAGGCCATCAAATTTTATGGAGGCCGATGA